One window of the Rhodothermales bacterium genome contains the following:
- a CDS encoding nucleotidyl transferase AbiEii/AbiGii toxin family protein — protein MDPRWVYIDVMDIEYLKKNIDREWGYRRAEELRVQDLKNRTQEQWLESLPRVHRSILHVREPNGYLFEEAAELQQVLQAHDIQFCFIGGVPLQLWGEIRQTTDIDLTIFCELGTEPDILPVLNGYLNPRIEDSRDVFLLGRMYLGRTPKGTQVDISIGFTPYERRMMERAVDHDYGVGVPLHICSAVDLTVMKTLAGRGQDWVDIQRIIQRSGDSMDWDLIYQELAPLLEMAGRDENLPRLKQMVADEYPS, from the coding sequence GTGGATCCCCGATGGGTCTATATTGATGTCATGGACATCGAGTATCTGAAAAAGAACATCGACCGGGAGTGGGGTTACCGCCGCGCAGAGGAATTGCGCGTGCAGGACCTCAAGAACCGGACGCAGGAGCAGTGGCTTGAATCGCTGCCGCGTGTGCACCGCAGCATTCTCCATGTCCGCGAACCAAACGGGTATTTGTTCGAAGAGGCGGCCGAATTGCAGCAGGTACTCCAAGCCCATGATATTCAGTTCTGCTTCATTGGAGGCGTTCCGCTCCAGCTGTGGGGTGAAATTCGCCAAACAACCGACATCGACCTGACCATTTTCTGTGAGCTGGGTACGGAGCCGGACATCCTGCCTGTATTGAATGGGTATTTGAATCCCCGTATTGAAGACTCCAGGGATGTATTCCTGCTGGGAAGGATGTATCTGGGGCGGACGCCGAAGGGCACACAGGTGGACATTTCCATCGGATTCACGCCCTACGAACGCCGCATGATGGAACGCGCCGTTGACCATGACTATGGCGTTGGCGTGCCCCTCCATATCTGCTCGGCTGTTGACCTGACCGTCATGAAGACCCTGGCCGGTCGTGGGCAGGACTGGGTCGATATCCAGCGCATCATCCAGCGCTCCGGGGACTCGATGGATTGGGATCTGATCTACCAGGAATTGGCACCACTGCTCGAAATGGCGGGCCGGGACGAAAACCTGCCAAGACTCAAACAGATGGTCGCCGACGAGTATCCATCTTAG